A genomic region of Acidobacteriota bacterium contains the following coding sequences:
- a CDS encoding transposase: MYHLPLYRQHQRMKAAGIRLARSTLTDAVHRTAELLQPICDAQRQSILQSSVIAMDETPIRAGRKGRGRMKTGYFRPIYGDRQEVIFPFMPTRAHGVVHELLGSYAGVVLTDGYPAYERYAQQM, from the coding sequence GCAGCATCAACGGATGAAGGCAGCAGGGATTCGGCTCGCGCGCTCGACGCTGACCGATGCGGTGCACCGAACGGCAGAACTGCTGCAACCGATCTGCGACGCCCAGCGGCAATCGATCCTGCAGAGTTCCGTGATCGCAATGGACGAGACACCGATTCGTGCGGGTCGCAAGGGTCGGGGTCGAATGAAGACGGGCTATTTCCGGCCGATCTATGGCGACCGGCAGGAGGTGATCTTCCCCTTCATGCCGACGCGTGCGCACGGCGTGGTCCACGAGCTGTTGGGCTCCTACGCGGGCGTGGTGCTGACGGACGGCTATCCGGCGTACGAGCGCTACGCCCAGCAGATGG